One window of Deltaproteobacteria bacterium genomic DNA carries:
- a CDS encoding sigma 54-interacting transcriptional regulator, with translation MVNIHFSEETAHIEEPSIRLVSLKENSNRLTTETLKLEIREPSGKNRQVLMDHSPFRIGKGDHNDVMIDDPYVSDQHCKIRLVEKGWLLKDMASTNGTYLNGKKVEEGFVESGDKLQVGQSEICLQVVKKEETVLPEKEEEFCGLIGGSEKMRQLYALLRRVGPADASVLIQGETGSGKELVARGIHQLSPFAGGPFVAINCGAISPELIESELFGHEKGAFTGAVASRKGAFEAAEKGTLFLDEVGELPLRLQPKLLRVLEQKAVKRVGGNQEIPVSTRVIAATHKNLKTEVKKGNFREDLFFRLHIVPLFIPSLRERREDIPLLTDHFLKELGHSKIRISEKAKLKLSNYDWPGNVRELKHLLTRACLLAKGGPPRGESPKGGSPRGDSSKGNRIEEEDLQFSDGESAAGPTSLESAEKETILSKLNQSGWNKTQTAQALGIAKSTLFKKIREYNLKP, from the coding sequence ATGGTCAACATCCATTTCAGTGAAGAGACCGCCCATATTGAAGAACCCTCCATCCGGCTGGTCTCCCTCAAAGAAAACAGCAACAGACTCACCACGGAAACCCTAAAACTGGAAATCCGGGAACCCTCCGGGAAAAACAGGCAGGTCCTGATGGACCACTCCCCGTTCCGGATCGGCAAGGGAGATCACAATGATGTCATGATTGACGATCCGTACGTTTCCGACCAGCATTGCAAGATCCGGTTGGTGGAAAAAGGCTGGCTCCTCAAGGATATGGCGAGCACCAATGGGACTTACCTGAACGGCAAAAAGGTCGAAGAGGGCTTTGTCGAATCTGGCGACAAATTACAGGTGGGGCAGTCTGAAATTTGTCTTCAGGTTGTCAAAAAAGAGGAGACTGTCCTGCCGGAAAAAGAAGAAGAGTTTTGCGGCCTGATCGGAGGGAGTGAAAAGATGCGCCAGTTGTACGCCTTGCTCCGGCGAGTGGGCCCGGCCGATGCGAGTGTCCTGATCCAGGGAGAGACCGGGTCAGGGAAAGAACTGGTCGCCAGGGGGATTCATCAGTTGAGCCCGTTTGCGGGAGGACCATTCGTGGCGATCAACTGTGGGGCCATTTCTCCGGAATTGATTGAGTCTGAACTGTTCGGCCATGAAAAAGGGGCCTTCACCGGCGCCGTGGCCAGCCGGAAGGGGGCCTTCGAAGCGGCAGAAAAGGGGACACTTTTTTTAGATGAAGTCGGCGAACTCCCCTTGAGACTCCAGCCCAAACTCCTGCGGGTTCTGGAACAAAAAGCGGTAAAAAGAGTCGGGGGGAATCAGGAGATCCCTGTTTCCACCCGCGTCATCGCCGCAACCCACAAAAACCTCAAGACCGAGGTCAAGAAAGGAAATTTCCGGGAGGACCTTTTTTTCCGTCTCCACATCGTCCCTCTTTTCATCCCTTCCTTGAGGGAACGACGGGAAGATATCCCGCTGTTGACCGACCACTTTCTCAAAGAGTTGGGCCATTCCAAAATCCGGATCTCGGAAAAAGCGAAGTTAAAACTTTCCAACTACGACTGGCCCGGAAATGTCCGTGAGCTCAAACATCTCCTGACCCGCGCCTGTCTGCTCGCCAAGGGTGGTCCACCCAGGGGTGAGTCACCCAAGGGTGGTTCACCCAGGGGCGATTCGTCGAAGGGGAACCGTATTGAGGAAGAAGATCTCCAGTTTTCCGATGGGGAGTCTGCGGCAGGTCCAACGTCACTGGAATCTGCAGAAAAGGAGACCATCCTCAGCAAGTTAAACCAGTCCGGCTGGAACAAGACCCAAACGGCGCAGGCGTTGGGGATCGCCAAGTCCACCCTTTTCAAAAAAATCCGGGAATATAATCTCAAGCCTTAA
- a CDS encoding tetratricopeptide repeat protein translates to MKKLRALIFVFGLITLAGLTACAISSRPAFFSRAYSDDLEEAERLIQAGNYRQAVDEISTLLEMDPKNEQALLARARAYQKLEKPDLAIQDYEAVLKRNPAAQKAHYNLGMIYAFRLNEPSSAIRHLDQFLSLAPQHEEAFSVAKIICSLDSAKNYFEDSEIQMAVTEGLQIEEIAERRRHFTALLKDYPEASILYYMIGQTFEIEGNESEAVRYYQSALEIQPTCAPCHRSLGNLFVKKRDGKAGEIHLLKAKLYDPNGPGVN, encoded by the coding sequence ATGAAAAAACTTCGCGCCCTTATTTTTGTCTTTGGGTTGATAACCCTTGCTGGTTTGACAGCCTGTGCCATCTCTTCGAGGCCGGCTTTTTTTAGTCGTGCCTATTCGGATGATTTAGAAGAGGCTGAGCGGCTCATTCAGGCTGGGAATTACCGCCAAGCCGTCGATGAAATTTCTACCCTTCTGGAAATGGATCCAAAAAACGAGCAAGCCCTTTTAGCCCGTGCCCGTGCCTATCAAAAGCTCGAAAAACCAGATCTTGCTATTCAGGATTATGAGGCTGTTTTGAAGAGAAATCCTGCGGCCCAGAAGGCGCATTACAACCTGGGAATGATCTATGCCTTCCGGTTAAACGAACCCTCCTCGGCGATCCGTCATTTGGATCAATTTCTCTCTCTGGCGCCACAGCATGAAGAGGCTTTTTCCGTTGCCAAGATTATCTGTTCTTTGGATTCTGCAAAAAACTATTTTGAAGATTCTGAGATTCAAATGGCTGTGACTGAGGGATTACAGATTGAAGAGATAGCCGAACGACGCCGGCATTTCACAGCACTGCTCAAGGATTATCCCGAGGCCTCTATCCTTTATTATATGATTGGACAAACCTTCGAAATTGAGGGGAACGAATCGGAGGCGGTTCGTTACTACCAATCGGCGCTTGAGATTCAGCCGACCTGCGCCCCTTGCCACCGGAGTCTTGGCAACCTGTTTGTCAAAAAGAGGGACGGGAAAGCGGGTGAAATCCACCTTCTCAAGGCCAAATTGTATGATCCGAACGGGCCGGGCGTTAATTAA